A region of Sulfuricella denitrificans skB26 DNA encodes the following proteins:
- a CDS encoding DHH family phosphoesterase, producing the protein MTHYDVFNGDADGICALHQLRLAYPRDSQLITGVKRDITLLERVVAKPGDRVTVLDISLDKNREALLALLEGGARVVYFDHHFPGDIPAHLGFDAHIDRAPDICTSLLVDRFLQAQYRIWAVVGAFGDNLHKAARRAAEPLQLNADQLDALQSLGECLNYNSYGETLADLHFPPDELYRLLHSYTDPFAFITEAPALQQLQQGYAEDMAKAGALQPEMVTEACALYILPDEAWSRRVSGSFGNRLAQSWPNRAHAILTRRSNGYTVSVRAPLTAPTGADDLCRRFDSGGGRKAAAGINCLPETKVVEFVEEFRAAWCSV; encoded by the coding sequence ATGACTCATTACGACGTATTCAATGGTGACGCCGATGGAATTTGCGCCCTGCACCAGTTGCGACTGGCTTATCCCAGGGACAGCCAGCTCATAACCGGGGTGAAGAGGGATATTACCCTACTTGAGCGGGTCGTGGCGAAGCCGGGTGACAGGGTCACCGTGTTGGACATCTCTCTGGACAAGAACCGGGAGGCGCTGCTTGCCTTGTTGGAGGGGGGGGCTCGTGTGGTTTATTTCGACCATCATTTCCCCGGCGACATTCCCGCTCATCTGGGCTTCGATGCCCATATCGACCGCGCTCCCGACATCTGCACCAGCTTGCTGGTCGACCGTTTCCTGCAGGCCCAGTATCGCATCTGGGCGGTAGTCGGTGCATTCGGTGACAACCTCCACAAGGCCGCGCGTCGCGCGGCCGAACCCTTGCAGTTAAACGCCGACCAGCTCGATGCATTGCAGAGCCTGGGTGAATGTCTCAATTACAACAGCTACGGGGAAACGCTGGCTGACCTCCATTTTCCACCCGATGAGTTATACCGGTTGTTGCATAGCTATACCGATCCTTTCGCTTTCATCACCGAGGCGCCCGCGCTTCAACAACTGCAACAAGGTTATGCCGAAGATATGGCCAAAGCCGGGGCGCTCCAGCCAGAAATGGTGACAGAAGCCTGCGCGCTATACATCCTGCCCGACGAAGCCTGGAGCCGTCGGGTCAGCGGTTCATTCGGCAATCGTCTGGCGCAGTCCTGGCCAAATCGCGCCCATGCGATTCTGACGCGGCGTTCAAATGGTTACACCGTCAGCGTGCGCGCACCTCTCACCGCGCCGACGGGAGCGGATGACCTGTGCCGGCGTTTCGACAGCGGCGGCGGGCGCAAGGCAGCCGCAGGGATCAATTGTCTGCCCGAGACGAAGGTGGTGGAGTTTGTGGAGGAGTTTCGGGCGGCATGGTGTTCGGTTTAG
- a CDS encoding NAD(P)/FAD-dependent oxidoreductase translates to MTFSRRTFLAASAALCAAPFIGQTAELLPRGKGRRVVIVGGGWGGLSAARHLRDLAPDLEVVLLEKNPVFWSCPLSNKWLVNLIDTKHLVHDYATAASAYGYTFIQTEVSAIDRDQRRVVTTQGTLDYDWLILAVGIRYDYEAWYGNDRRAIDHTLRNFPCAYIPGKEPAVLKEKLNNFKGGDLVMTIPPMPYRCPPSPYERACMIGWLLKSRKIKGKLIILDPNPSFLGFSKIFAEQYPDQIVYVPNARVKSVDPFNKTISTDFDDIRFDDAILMAPQQAGDLVWKAGLIAKGGEGKPTGWADQDPVHLHAREDERVFLIGDLIDKVSPLFGHYPKSGHMANHLGRIAAREIASRAKGALPEKLLPEGVCYVYSSIDPMEVIRIDSRYKFRGDGLIAQTVKQFHDPNPRGEDLQWAQSMFAEFLAFKA, encoded by the coding sequence ATGACCTTTAGCCGCCGCACTTTTCTTGCCGCTTCCGCCGCCCTGTGTGCGGCACCCTTCATCGGGCAGACGGCTGAACTGCTGCCGCGTGGCAAGGGCCGGCGTGTGGTCATCGTCGGCGGCGGCTGGGGCGGGCTGAGTGCTGCTCGCCACCTGCGCGACCTCGCGCCCGACCTGGAAGTCGTCCTGCTGGAAAAGAACCCGGTGTTCTGGTCCTGCCCCCTGAGCAACAAGTGGCTGGTGAACCTCATCGACACCAAACACCTCGTTCATGATTACGCCACCGCCGCCAGCGCTTACGGCTATACGTTCATTCAGACTGAAGTTTCCGCTATCGACCGCGACCAGCGCCGGGTCGTTACTACGCAGGGCACGCTGGACTACGACTGGCTGATCCTCGCCGTGGGTATACGCTACGATTATGAAGCCTGGTATGGCAACGATCGCCGCGCCATCGATCACACCCTGCGGAATTTCCCTTGTGCTTACATCCCGGGCAAGGAGCCTGCGGTGCTCAAGGAGAAGTTGAACAACTTCAAGGGCGGCGATCTCGTCATGACCATCCCGCCCATGCCTTACCGCTGCCCGCCGTCGCCCTACGAACGGGCGTGCATGATTGGCTGGTTGCTCAAGTCGCGCAAGATCAAGGGCAAGCTCATCATCCTCGACCCCAACCCCAGCTTTTTGGGCTTCAGCAAGATTTTCGCCGAACAATACCCGGATCAGATCGTCTATGTACCCAATGCCAGGGTGAAATCCGTCGATCCTTTCAACAAGACCATTTCCACCGACTTTGACGATATCCGCTTCGACGACGCCATTCTGATGGCGCCGCAGCAGGCCGGCGATCTGGTGTGGAAAGCCGGCCTCATCGCCAAGGGCGGCGAAGGCAAGCCTACCGGCTGGGCCGACCAGGATCCGGTGCATCTGCATGCCAGGGAAGACGAGCGGGTGTTTTTGATCGGTGACCTGATTGACAAGGTCTCGCCGCTTTTCGGCCATTATCCGAAGAGCGGTCACATGGCCAATCATCTGGGCCGCATCGCCGCTCGTGAGATTGCCTCCCGCGCCAAGGGAGCTTTGCCGGAAAAGCTGCTGCCGGAAGGGGTCTGTTACGTGTATTCCAGCATCGATCCGATGGAAGTGATCCGCATCGATTCCCGCTACAAATTTCGCGGGGACGGGCTCATCGCGCAGACCGTCAAACAATTCCATGATCCGAACCCAAGGGGAGAGGATCTTCAGTGGGCGCAGTCGATGTTCGCGGAATTCCTGGCATTCAAGGCCTGA
- the dbpA gene encoding ATP-dependent RNA helicase DbpA codes for MTELIPPSSPPAASAVGRSFNELPLPPGVQATLQQLEYLTMTPIQAASLPIALAGHDLIAQAKTGSGKTAAFALALLTRLNPRRFAVQAMVLCPTRELADQVTQEIRRLARFADNIKIVALCGGTPMRPQINSLEHGAHIVVGTPGRIIDHLTRGSLDLDALNTLVLDEADRMLDMGFYDDIAYVATRCPAERQTLLFSATYPDGIARLARQFLRKPQEVKLLEQHEDSKIRQRFYEVKNEERLQVVGALLKHYRPVSTLAFCNTKQQCRDLLEVLHAQGIHALTLNGDLEQRERDQVLIQFANRSCSVLVATDLAARGLDIAQLEAVINVDVTPDPEIHIHRIGRTGRADQDGWALSLCSPADQRRVAAIAQMMGSEPEWHEIGELQSGNDSPLVPPMVTLQILGGRKEKIRPGDVLGALTGEAGFTREQVGKITVTDLSTYVAVARNIARDAVRKLSAGKVKGKTVKVRALED; via the coding sequence ATGACCGAACTTATCCCGCCCTCCTCCCCGCCTGCAGCAAGCGCTGTCGGTCGCTCTTTCAACGAACTGCCGCTGCCGCCCGGCGTACAGGCGACATTGCAGCAGCTCGAATACCTGACGATGACGCCCATCCAGGCGGCCAGCCTGCCGATTGCGCTCGCCGGGCACGACCTGATTGCGCAAGCGAAGACCGGTAGCGGCAAGACCGCCGCCTTTGCGCTGGCCCTGCTCACCCGACTGAATCCGCGTCGCTTTGCGGTGCAAGCCATGGTGCTGTGCCCGACGCGCGAACTGGCCGATCAGGTCACGCAGGAGATCCGCCGCCTGGCGCGATTCGCAGACAACATCAAGATCGTTGCCCTGTGCGGCGGCACGCCCATGCGCCCGCAGATAAACAGCCTGGAGCACGGCGCGCACATCGTCGTCGGCACGCCGGGCCGCATCATCGATCATCTGACGCGTGGCAGCCTGGATCTGGATGCGCTCAACACCCTGGTGCTTGACGAAGCCGATCGCATGCTGGACATGGGCTTTTACGACGATATCGCCTACGTAGCGACGCGATGCCCGGCAGAGCGCCAGACCCTGCTGTTCTCGGCGACCTATCCCGATGGTATCGCACGGCTGGCGCGCCAGTTCCTGCGCAAACCGCAGGAAGTGAAATTGCTGGAGCAGCACGAAGACAGCAAGATCCGCCAGCGCTTCTACGAGGTGAAAAACGAGGAGCGTTTGCAGGTTGTCGGCGCCCTGCTCAAACACTATCGTCCGGTCAGTACGCTGGCCTTCTGCAACACCAAGCAGCAATGCCGCGACTTGCTGGAAGTGCTGCATGCACAGGGCATCCATGCGCTGACATTGAATGGCGATCTGGAACAACGCGAGCGCGATCAGGTGCTGATCCAGTTCGCCAATCGCAGCTGCTCGGTGCTGGTGGCCACCGATCTGGCGGCGCGCGGCCTGGATATCGCGCAACTCGAAGCGGTGATCAACGTCGACGTCACGCCTGACCCGGAAATACATATCCATCGCATCGGCCGGACCGGCCGCGCCGATCAGGACGGTTGGGCGCTGAGCCTGTGCAGCCCCGCCGACCAGCGCCGCGTTGCCGCCATCGCACAGATGATGGGCAGCGAACCGGAGTGGCATGAGATTGGCGAACTGCAAAGCGGTAATGATTCGCCGCTGGTGCCGCCGATGGTGACGCTCCAGATACTCGGCGGGCGCAAGGAGAAGATCCGCCCTGGCGACGTGCTGGGCGCACTCACCGGCGAAGCGGGATTCACGCGCGAGCAAGTCGGCAAGATCACGGTGACCGATCTATCCACCTATGTGGCCGTCGCGCGCAACATCGCCCGCGATGCCGTTCGCAAATTGTCGGCAGGCAAGGTGAAGGGCAAGACGGTGAAAGTGCGTGCGCTGGAGGATTGA
- a CDS encoding sulfurtransferase TusA family protein: MSEATVTSTLDTSGKCCPMPIVETNKAMKSLTIGDVLEIIATDTGTKKDIPSWCDRTGQTLLSMTEENGAIHYCVRKDR, from the coding sequence ATGAGCGAAGCTACCGTGACCTCGACCCTCGACACCTCCGGCAAATGCTGCCCGATGCCTATCGTGGAAACCAACAAGGCCATGAAAAGTCTGACGATCGGCGATGTTCTCGAGATCATCGCCACCGATACCGGAACCAAGAAAGATATCCCTTCCTGGTGTGATCGCACCGGCCAGACGCTGCTGTCCATGACGGAAGAGAATGGAGCGATACACTACTGTGTCCGAAAAGACCGCTGA
- a CDS encoding DsrE family protein has translation MKSMVIVMRDDSYDKILTPLVFAYLASAEGTQVDILFVNWAVKALTVEGAASLCMDGQHAADESMVRENVAKAGLPNDIYEILKALKASGCVNLYACSLAGAIFGVNESNLIPEAEGIVGASWFLNDKAAKADHCQYF, from the coding sequence ATGAAATCCATGGTCATTGTGATGCGGGACGACTCTTACGACAAAATCCTTACGCCGCTCGTCTTTGCCTACCTGGCGTCGGCGGAAGGGACCCAGGTCGATATCTTGTTTGTCAATTGGGCCGTCAAGGCGCTCACCGTCGAGGGTGCTGCGAGTTTGTGCATGGACGGGCAGCATGCCGCCGATGAATCCATGGTGCGTGAAAACGTGGCCAAGGCGGGGTTGCCGAACGACATTTACGAGATTCTCAAAGCTTTGAAGGCGTCAGGTTGCGTGAATCTTTATGCGTGCAGCCTGGCCGGCGCCATCTTCGGCGTGAACGAGAGCAATTTGATTCCCGAAGCGGAGGGTATCGTCGGCGCTTCCTGGTTCCTGAACGACAAAGCGGCCAAGGCGGATCACTGCCAATACTTCTAA
- a CDS encoding DsrE family protein, translated as MTIRRIVILCLLLLTPLFAAQAVNAPINDAAALRGVKEGKGVFLIDFNDPRKTAFYLEIIKRTHAGLARQNVKPDFVIVYIGPTVRFLSTAPDGELELEHGDTLKAIAERVKELERLGVRQEICAIATKAFKVPNETILPGLTLVGDGFISLIGWQSKGYKLIPLF; from the coding sequence ATGACCATCCGACGCATAGTGATTCTTTGTTTATTGCTGCTCACTCCACTGTTCGCAGCGCAGGCAGTCAACGCCCCCATCAACGATGCCGCCGCGTTGCGGGGGGTCAAAGAGGGGAAAGGCGTTTTCCTGATCGACTTCAACGATCCCAGGAAAACCGCTTTCTATCTCGAAATCATAAAGAGAACGCATGCTGGACTGGCCCGGCAAAATGTCAAACCCGACTTCGTGATTGTTTACATTGGCCCGACAGTCCGTTTCCTCAGCACCGCACCGGATGGCGAACTGGAACTGGAACATGGGGATACCCTCAAGGCGATTGCAGAACGGGTAAAAGAGCTGGAGCGGCTAGGCGTCCGGCAGGAAATCTGCGCCATCGCCACCAAGGCGTTTAAAGTACCCAACGAAACCATATTGCCAGGCCTCACGCTGGTAGGCGACGGCTTCATTTCCCTGATAGGCTGGCAAAGCAAGGGCTACAAACTGATACCGTTGTTCTGA
- a CDS encoding TetR/AcrR family transcriptional regulator: MARTPAAVPPGQIRERIIAAALQLFTQHGYFSTSVPDMARTAQVSVGSIYHHFKDKEDVARALYLGLTEGLQEELARIGQDHKTAHDRCRAVMVMLFKLTESNREAMDFMLYAKHRDFLPSERPVCSSKPFETMREFVQDGMTHGEIRQMDVMVATSCLFGGAIRLITARLDGVLAEPLPERLDAVWECAWRGVTA, from the coding sequence ATGGCTCGTACTCCTGCCGCTGTTCCACCCGGGCAAATCAGAGAGAGGATTATTGCTGCTGCACTGCAACTCTTTACCCAGCACGGCTACTTTAGCACCTCCGTGCCCGATATGGCGCGCACTGCGCAAGTTAGCGTAGGATCGATCTATCATCATTTCAAGGATAAAGAAGATGTTGCCCGAGCACTCTACTTGGGCCTAACGGAAGGGCTGCAGGAAGAGTTGGCCCGAATCGGGCAGGATCACAAAACGGCGCATGACCGCTGCCGCGCGGTGATGGTAATGCTGTTCAAATTGACGGAGTCGAACCGCGAGGCCATGGATTTCATGCTGTATGCGAAGCATCGGGATTTCCTCCCATCGGAGCGACCAGTATGCTCGTCCAAGCCGTTCGAAACCATGAGAGAGTTTGTACAGGACGGCATGACGCACGGAGAGATTCGCCAGATGGATGTCATGGTAGCAACCTCTTGTCTATTCGGCGGCGCAATTCGACTGATTACTGCTCGCCTCGACGGAGTTCTTGCCGAGCCCCTTCCCGAAAGGCTGGACGCTGTATGGGAATGTGCCTGGCGTGGTGTCACGGCTTGA
- a CDS encoding nucleotide pyrophosphohydrolase, translated as MDSLAELKNKLRNFARERDWEKFHSPKNLAMAMIVEAAELVEHFQWLTAEQSQTLDTSKLEEVRQEIGDVLIYLTRIADQLGIDPVAAAHDKMVINAAKYPAELARGSAAKSGDFSKR; from the coding sequence ATGGACAGCCTGGCCGAGCTTAAAAACAAGCTTCGCAACTTCGCCCGGGAACGCGACTGGGAGAAGTTTCACTCGCCGAAAAATCTGGCGATGGCGATGATCGTGGAAGCCGCGGAACTGGTGGAGCACTTCCAGTGGCTCACCGCCGAGCAAAGCCAAACGCTCGATACTTCCAAGCTGGAGGAAGTGCGCCAGGAAATCGGCGACGTGCTGATCTACCTGACGCGCATCGCCGATCAGCTGGGCATCGACCCGGTTGCCGCAGCGCACGACAAGATGGTGATCAATGCCGCAAAATATCCAGCTGAACTTGCCCGTGGCAGTGCTGCCAAATCAGGTGATTTCAGCAAGAGGTAA
- a CDS encoding VanZ family protein — MLAQKDKVPSASPILAAAYALLVVYGSLYPFSDWLPVPAEDMWAFLTAPWPRYIIRSDIIINILIYLPMGLLLARALRYRLHSGAAVIAATALCLLLSLGMESLQSLLPDRVSSRLDLLLNGLGGLGGALLARLTVNPPGPLRRLAALRREWFLPGRAMDLGLVAIGLWALSQLTPLLLSLDTNSLRRGLLPLWTPGFPSLFNWPQLSAYACTITGLGLFGSILARPEKNMALPFIGFVSAVLLVKILVMGRYLALETAIGAAMGMVLMVVLRPSPKPFRFTAGGLALLAGFTLAELEPATSVIFKPLQPFNWIPFHGQMHNLSGFSEILSLFWPFLALGCLGAFATRPNRRRWMAFIGGLLVLALMFVLEWQQQTIPGRHADITDILLALAGWSLPWWWRIHTPRGESHGQPGRA, encoded by the coding sequence ATGCTAGCACAGAAAGACAAAGTCCCTAGTGCCAGTCCCATTCTGGCAGCAGCCTACGCCTTGCTGGTCGTTTACGGCAGCCTGTACCCGTTTAGCGACTGGCTTCCGGTTCCCGCCGAGGACATGTGGGCCTTTCTGACGGCACCCTGGCCGCGCTACATCATCCGCTCTGACATTATCATCAACATTTTGATCTACCTGCCAATGGGCTTGCTTCTTGCTCGTGCGTTGCGTTATCGGCTACATTCGGGCGCGGCGGTGATCGCCGCCACCGCGCTGTGCCTGCTGTTAAGCCTTGGCATGGAAAGTTTGCAGTCCCTGCTGCCGGATCGGGTTTCCTCTCGCCTCGATCTGCTGCTTAACGGTTTAGGCGGGCTGGGTGGAGCACTTCTTGCGCGGTTGACGGTCAATCCGCCGGGACCGTTGCGCAGGCTGGCCGCGCTGCGCCGCGAATGGTTCCTGCCCGGACGCGCCATGGATCTGGGTCTGGTCGCTATCGGCTTATGGGCGCTTTCACAGCTCACCCCATTGCTGCTTTCGCTGGATACCAACAGCCTGCGCAGAGGACTGCTGCCGCTGTGGACGCCAGGATTCCCTTCGCTCTTCAACTGGCCGCAGCTGTCCGCCTACGCCTGCACCATTACCGGCCTGGGATTGTTTGGCTCGATACTCGCCCGCCCCGAAAAGAATATGGCACTTCCATTCATCGGCTTTGTCAGCGCCGTACTGCTGGTTAAAATTCTGGTGATGGGCCGCTATCTTGCGCTGGAAACGGCGATTGGCGCCGCCATGGGAATGGTCCTGATGGTTGTTCTGCGCCCATCCCCCAAGCCATTCCGGTTCACCGCAGGTGGCCTGGCCTTGCTGGCCGGATTCACTCTCGCCGAACTGGAACCGGCGACCAGCGTGATCTTCAAGCCCCTCCAGCCGTTCAACTGGATTCCCTTCCATGGTCAGATGCACAACCTCTCCGGTTTCAGCGAGATCCTTTCGCTATTCTGGCCGTTCCTTGCCCTGGGATGCCTTGGCGCTTTCGCCACCCGACCCAATCGGCGCAGGTGGATGGCTTTTATCGGCGGCTTGCTGGTACTGGCTCTGATGTTCGTGCTGGAGTGGCAGCAGCAGACCATCCCGGGGCGGCACGCCGACATCACGGATATTTTGCTGGCACTGGCCGGCTGGTCGCTGCCCTGGTGGTGGCGCATCCACACCCCACGAGGAGAATCGCATGGACAGCCTGGCCGAGCTTAA
- a CDS encoding ankyrin repeat domain-containing protein, translating to MNKLWTSLLIAMVSVAALASTAHAQQAIGQNDQLIHDAARIGSGAEVAKILKANPAMRDARTGLGSTPLHLAATNSDVTTLKVLLAAGADVNAKDMDGNTPLHMAAYTNRVESAKILLEAGADVNVVSKGGRTPMAMARKSRADEIAGLISLWILKGCKSGGKCEQASTYDLKRLVN from the coding sequence ATGAATAAATTGTGGACAAGTTTGTTAATAGCCATGGTATCTGTTGCTGCATTGGCTTCCACCGCCCATGCACAGCAGGCGATCGGCCAGAATGATCAGCTGATTCACGATGCCGCGAGGATAGGCAGCGGTGCGGAGGTTGCCAAAATTCTCAAGGCCAATCCGGCCATGCGGGATGCGCGCACCGGACTTGGCAGCACGCCGTTACACCTAGCGGCGACCAATTCCGATGTGACGACGCTAAAAGTGTTGCTGGCAGCTGGAGCCGACGTTAACGCCAAGGACATGGATGGCAATACCCCGCTGCACATGGCCGCTTATACCAACCGGGTCGAGTCAGCGAAAATTCTGCTTGAGGCGGGCGCTGACGTTAACGTCGTGTCGAAAGGAGGGCGTACGCCGATGGCGATGGCCCGAAAAAGTCGGGCCGATGAAATTGCGGGGTTGATTTCCCTGTGGATATTGAAAGGTTGTAAATCCGGCGGGAAGTGCGAGCAGGCGAGTACCTATGATCTCAAGAGACTGGTGAACTGA
- a CDS encoding DUF411 domain-containing protein, translating into MLKRVILATTLALSLNGAQAVEAGGMPAIEVYGPVGCLSCMEYIYHLGQNGFFATFKGTADMAAVKRRFRVPAAVESTLTARVGNYFIEGHVPADDIKLLLNEKPKARGLAVPGLPLGAPGFEETDPSCEAGCTVLAGDSEREPLRELFFTLLVAPDGKTSVYARH; encoded by the coding sequence ATGCTGAAACGTGTCATTCTCGCCACTACGCTGGCGCTGTCGCTAAACGGAGCTCAAGCTGTTGAAGCCGGAGGGATGCCAGCCATCGAAGTATATGGGCCGGTGGGGTGTCTGTCCTGCATGGAATATATTTACCATCTCGGCCAGAACGGATTTTTCGCAACCTTCAAGGGAACGGCTGACATGGCGGCAGTCAAGCGTCGCTTCAGGGTTCCCGCCGCCGTGGAGTCGACGCTTACTGCGAGGGTTGGCAACTACTTTATCGAGGGGCATGTCCCGGCCGACGATATCAAACTGCTGCTCAACGAAAAACCGAAGGCCCGCGGGCTGGCTGTGCCGGGCTTGCCGCTCGGCGCGCCGGGGTTCGAGGAGACAGACCCATCGTGCGAGGCCGGCTGCACGGTACTGGCCGGAGACTCCGAACGCGAACCCCTGCGGGAACTGTTTTTCACACTGCTGGTGGCGCCGGACGGCAAAACCAGTGTCTACGCACGCCACTGA
- a CDS encoding (2Fe-2S) ferredoxin domain-containing protein, which yields MSYYEKHVFFCTNIREDGGQCCSQHGAQEMRDYAKSRIKKLDLNGAGKIRINSAGCLDRCDEGPVLVVYPDAVWYTYVDKEDIDEIVDQHLVNGKVVERLKI from the coding sequence ATGAGCTACTACGAAAAACATGTTTTCTTCTGCACCAACATACGCGAGGACGGCGGCCAGTGTTGCAGCCAGCATGGCGCGCAGGAAATGCGCGATTACGCCAAGAGCCGGATCAAGAAACTCGACCTTAACGGCGCGGGCAAGATCCGCATCAACAGCGCCGGCTGCCTCGACCGTTGCGACGAAGGCCCGGTGCTGGTGGTCTATCCTGATGCGGTCTGGTACACCTACGTGGACAAGGAAGATATCGACGAGATCGTTGACCAGCACCTGGTCAACGGCAAGGTTGTCGAGCGCCTGAAAATCTGA
- the lptM gene encoding LPS translocon maturation chaperone LptM, with amino-acid sequence MRFVFLPVLLLILLQGCGHKGALYLPTPEQTSAATTPAAPQAAAEEKKP; translated from the coding sequence ATGCGCTTCGTTTTTTTACCAGTTCTGCTTTTGATTTTGCTCCAGGGTTGTGGCCACAAAGGCGCGCTCTATTTGCCCACGCCTGAACAGACTTCTGCCGCCACGACTCCGGCAGCACCGCAAGCTGCTGCCGAGGAGAAAAAACCATGA
- a CDS encoding restriction endonuclease gives MAIPDYQTLMLPVLQLASDKEEHRFRDSVESLAVMFSLSDEEKNELLPSGNQAVFNNRVGWARSYLKQAGLLISPKRGHFKITEQGLKLLSESHAKINVSLLERYPEFQEFRSRKKDPSKSNYENSAIEIIASETPEDSLASAYRTLSKNLEDEILISVKDSSPSFFERLVIDLLVKMGYGGNRQDAGRALGKSGDGGIDGIINEDRLGLDVIYIQAKRWEGTVGRPEIQKFAGALQGQRARKGVFITTSNFSKEALEYASMIESKIILIGGERLAALMAEHNVGVSIVGQYEVKKIDSDYFDEE, from the coding sequence ATGGCAATCCCTGACTACCAGACATTAATGCTCCCTGTTCTTCAACTGGCATCAGACAAAGAGGAACATAGATTCCGCGACTCCGTAGAGTCGCTGGCGGTCATGTTTTCTCTGTCTGATGAAGAAAAAAATGAATTATTGCCTAGCGGAAATCAGGCGGTATTTAATAATCGTGTCGGCTGGGCGCGTTCCTATTTAAAGCAAGCGGGGCTTCTGATATCACCAAAGCGTGGTCACTTTAAAATCACTGAGCAAGGGCTAAAATTATTATCGGAGAGCCATGCAAAGATTAATGTTTCCCTATTGGAGCGATATCCCGAATTCCAGGAGTTTAGAAGCCGTAAAAAAGATCCATCAAAAAGCAATTACGAAAATTCCGCCATCGAAATTATTGCCAGTGAAACGCCTGAGGATTCCTTGGCTTCAGCCTACCGGACATTAAGCAAAAACTTAGAAGATGAAATTCTTATTTCTGTTAAAGATTCTTCCCCATCATTTTTCGAAAGACTTGTCATAGATCTTCTTGTAAAAATGGGCTATGGCGGCAATAGACAGGATGCTGGCCGCGCACTCGGCAAGAGTGGTGATGGTGGTATTGATGGAATCATAAATGAAGATCGACTGGGTTTAGACGTCATCTATATCCAAGCAAAACGATGGGAAGGCACTGTAGGGCGGCCAGAAATTCAGAAATTTGCCGGAGCATTGCAGGGGCAACGAGCTAGAAAAGGGGTGTTTATAACCACTTCTAATTTTTCTAAAGAAGCTCTTGAATATGCATCAATGATCGAGTCAAAAATAATTTTGATTGGCGGCGAAAGATTGGCCGCCCTGATGGCAGAACATAATGTCGGTGTATCAATAGTTGGGCAGTATGAAGTTAAGAAAATAGACTCAGATTATTTTGACGAAGAGTAA
- the cyaY gene encoding iron donor protein CyaY, with amino-acid sequence MLRIILSQGKLEMTESEFNKLADETLARIEHSIDNGDTDIDCEMNGGVMELSFENGSKIIVNRQTATREIWVAAKSGGYHFLWRDGAWHDTKDGLELFEALGRYASEQAGEQISF; translated from the coding sequence ATGTTGCGCATCATCTTATCACAAGGAAAACTCGAAATGACCGAGAGCGAATTCAACAAACTGGCCGACGAAACCCTGGCCAGAATCGAACACTCAATTGACAATGGCGATACGGATATCGACTGCGAAATGAATGGCGGAGTGATGGAGCTGAGCTTCGAGAATGGCAGCAAGATCATCGTCAACCGACAGACTGCGACACGGGAAATTTGGGTTGCGGCGAAATCGGGGGGGTATCATTTTTTGTGGCGGGATGGGGCGTGGCATGACACGAAGGATGGGCTGGAATTGTTTGAGGCGTTGGGGAGGTATGCTAGTGAACAGGCGGGGGAGCAGATCAGTTTCTGA